Proteins from a single region of Limosilactobacillus fermentum:
- the lgt gene encoding prolipoprotein diacylglyceryl transferase — protein sequence MTKIVLRALNPIALQFGPFTVHWYGVIIASGVVLALWLSIREGARLGLNEDVFYDYLLCALPVAIICARTYYVTFEWQYYSAHPSEIIAIWDGGIAIYGAIIGGFLTMAIFCHYRHVNMWTLLDVVAPTVIMAQGIGRWGNFMNQEAFGVITTRAALVAQHLPNWIIQQMYIGGHYRVPTFLYESLGDLVGFALLMLLRHRHHLFKRGEVFLAYVSWYACVRMVVEGMRTDSLMLGGLRVSQWLSVIFLVVAVCTFIYRRRHQADLPWYTSLFVPEGSQKS from the coding sequence ATGACTAAGATTGTGCTGAGGGCCCTAAATCCAATTGCCCTCCAGTTTGGCCCTTTTACCGTCCACTGGTACGGGGTGATAATTGCCAGCGGGGTGGTGTTGGCCCTGTGGCTATCAATTAGGGAGGGGGCCCGCCTGGGGTTAAACGAAGACGTCTTTTATGACTACTTATTGTGCGCCCTGCCGGTTGCCATTATTTGTGCCCGGACCTATTACGTGACCTTTGAGTGGCAGTATTATTCCGCCCACCCGAGTGAGATTATCGCTATTTGGGACGGGGGAATTGCCATCTACGGGGCCATCATCGGGGGCTTTTTGACGATGGCGATCTTTTGCCATTACCGTCACGTTAACATGTGGACCCTATTAGACGTGGTTGCCCCGACCGTAATCATGGCCCAGGGGATTGGGCGGTGGGGTAACTTCATGAACCAAGAGGCCTTCGGGGTGATTACCACGCGGGCTGCCTTGGTCGCCCAACACCTTCCCAACTGGATCATCCAACAAATGTACATTGGTGGCCACTACCGGGTCCCCACCTTTTTATACGAGTCGTTGGGTGACCTAGTGGGCTTCGCCTTGTTAATGTTACTTCGCCACCGCCACCACCTTTTTAAACGGGGGGAGGTCTTCTTAGCCTACGTATCCTGGTACGCGTGCGTCCGGATGGTGGTTGAGGGGATGCGGACCGATAGTTTGATGCTCGGGGGCCTCCGGGTTTCCCAGTGGCTATCGGTAATTTTCTTAGTTGTAGCTGTTTGCACCTTTATCTACCGTCGGCGCCACCAAGCCGACTTGCCTTGGTACACGAGTTTATTCGTACCAGAAGGGAGTCAGAAATCATGA
- a CDS encoding NAD(P)H-dependent glycerol-3-phosphate dehydrogenase, with product MMKKVAVLGAGSWGSVLANLLVENGHQVMLWSRNQAQVDQLNQEHKNPHYMKDFTYNEGLVATSDMQAAVSGAAVILMVIPTKGVRQVAGQLAELLNGVTPAPLLVHATKGLEQNTYKRVSEMLAEEIPAASRRGIVVLSGPSHAEDVAIKDVTAVTAACGDLACAKEIQELFSNHYFRVYTNDDVIGAEFGAALKNIIALGSGALSGLGYHDNARAALITRGLAEIRRLGVAFGADPMTFIGLSGVGDLVVTATSKNSRNWRAGYQLGQGQKLADVVENMGMVIEGVATTKAAYELAQKRHVQMPITAALYRVLYEDEDIKSAIDGLMEREVTSEKE from the coding sequence ATCATGAAAAAAGTAGCCGTCCTCGGGGCCGGATCCTGGGGGAGCGTTTTGGCCAACCTCCTCGTCGAAAATGGGCACCAAGTAATGCTGTGGTCCCGCAACCAAGCCCAAGTTGACCAGTTAAACCAAGAACACAAGAACCCACACTACATGAAGGATTTTACCTACAACGAAGGGTTAGTAGCCACTAGCGACATGCAAGCGGCCGTGAGTGGGGCAGCGGTCATCTTGATGGTGATCCCCACCAAGGGGGTTCGTCAGGTTGCCGGTCAATTGGCTGAACTACTAAACGGCGTCACGCCGGCACCATTGTTAGTTCACGCCACTAAGGGCTTAGAACAAAATACCTACAAGCGGGTTTCGGAAATGCTAGCCGAAGAAATCCCGGCGGCTTCTCGCCGCGGGATCGTGGTCTTGTCCGGGCCGAGTCACGCCGAAGACGTTGCCATCAAGGACGTGACGGCGGTTACCGCAGCCTGTGGTGACTTAGCGTGCGCAAAAGAGATCCAAGAACTCTTTTCAAACCACTACTTCCGGGTTTACACTAATGACGACGTAATTGGCGCCGAGTTCGGGGCCGCCTTAAAGAACATCATCGCCCTGGGATCCGGGGCCTTAAGCGGGTTAGGTTACCACGATAACGCCCGGGCCGCTTTGATTACCCGGGGCTTAGCGGAAATCCGTCGGCTCGGGGTGGCCTTTGGCGCTGACCCGATGACCTTTATTGGCCTCTCTGGGGTTGGGGACCTAGTGGTGACCGCCACTTCCAAGAACTCGCGGAACTGGCGGGCCGGCTACCAACTCGGTCAGGGCCAGAAACTCGCCGACGTGGTGGAAAACATGGGGATGGTCATCGAAGGGGTAGCGACTACCAAAGCTGCTTACGAGTTGGCCCAAAAGCGTCACGTTCAGATGCCAATTACCGCCGCTTTGTACCGGGTCCTCTATGAAGACGAAGACATTAAGTCCGCCATTGACGGCTTGATGGAACGGGAAGTTACTTCGGAAAAAGAATAA
- the galU gene encoding UTP--glucose-1-phosphate uridylyltransferase GalU: protein MKQVRKAIIPAAGLGTRFLPATKALAKEMLPIVDKPTIQFIVEEARKSGIEDIVVVDGKNKRSIEDHFDSNPELEDNLRDKHKDEMLKLVQETTDINIYFIRQSHPRGLGDAVLTARDFIGDEPFVVMLGDDLNNINGDAEPLTKELINSYEETGASTLAVMRVPHEDTAKYGVINPSKEVMPGLYNVTSFVEKPEPKDAPSDLAIIGRYVFTPEIFDVLAKTKPGKGNEIQLTDAINTLNKTQRVFAHEYKGHRYDVGNKFGWIETNIEYGLKHPETKDELREYIKDLGVKFAAEDKKKPAK, encoded by the coding sequence ATGAAACAAGTAAGAAAAGCAATTATTCCGGCAGCCGGCTTAGGGACGCGCTTTTTGCCAGCCACCAAGGCCTTAGCAAAGGAAATGTTACCAATCGTCGACAAGCCAACCATTCAATTCATCGTTGAAGAAGCCCGTAAGTCCGGGATTGAAGACATCGTGGTGGTTGATGGGAAGAACAAGCGCTCCATCGAAGACCACTTCGACTCTAACCCAGAACTGGAAGATAACCTGCGCGATAAGCACAAGGATGAGATGCTCAAGCTGGTTCAAGAAACCACTGACATTAACATCTACTTCATCCGCCAATCCCACCCACGTGGTTTGGGGGACGCCGTGTTGACCGCCCGTGACTTCATTGGCGACGAACCGTTCGTGGTAATGCTTGGTGACGACTTGAACAACATTAACGGCGATGCCGAACCGTTGACCAAGGAATTAATCAACTCTTACGAAGAAACCGGTGCATCAACCTTAGCAGTTATGCGGGTGCCGCACGAAGACACCGCCAAGTACGGGGTCATCAACCCAAGCAAGGAAGTAATGCCGGGTCTTTACAACGTTACCTCCTTCGTGGAAAAGCCGGAACCAAAGGATGCGCCAAGTGACTTGGCCATCATCGGCCGCTACGTCTTCACGCCAGAAATTTTTGATGTACTGGCCAAGACCAAGCCGGGTAAGGGTAACGAAATTCAACTGACTGATGCCATCAACACCTTAAACAAGACGCAACGGGTCTTTGCACACGAATACAAGGGTCACCGTTACGACGTCGGCAACAAGTTTGGCTGGATTGAAACTAACATTGAATACGGCCTCAAGCACCCGGAAACCAAGGATGAACTCCGTGAGTACATCAAGGATTTGGGCGTTAAGTTCGCCGCTGAAGACAAGAAGAAGCCAGCAAAATAA
- a CDS encoding carbon-nitrogen family hydrolase, with translation MRVAIDQLDVALARPDQNFAQVAADVKEAAKAGADVIVIPEMWNTGYALDQLGDLADLDGQRTKQTLARLARDNQINIVGGSVAIKRGKRFYNTTYVYDRTGQLVGDYDKVHLFGLMNEGEFISAGHAPNRFALDGVKAASAICYDLRFPEWLRTISKGGSQILFLPAQWPVQRIDQWRILLQARAIENQCFVVAVNRVGDDAANHFGGNSMVIDPVGKVLFEAGEEQGLFYVDIDPAEALAIRGPIPVFNDRRPDLYE, from the coding sequence ATGAGGGTGGCAATTGATCAATTAGACGTGGCGTTGGCAAGGCCAGACCAAAACTTTGCTCAGGTAGCAGCTGACGTTAAAGAGGCGGCTAAGGCGGGAGCGGACGTAATCGTGATTCCGGAAATGTGGAATACCGGTTACGCCCTTGACCAACTGGGGGACTTAGCCGACCTTGATGGTCAACGCACTAAGCAGACCCTAGCAAGGTTAGCCAGGGACAATCAAATTAACATCGTTGGCGGTTCGGTGGCGATTAAGCGGGGGAAACGGTTCTACAACACGACCTACGTTTATGATCGAACCGGTCAATTGGTTGGCGATTACGACAAGGTGCACTTGTTCGGCCTGATGAACGAAGGAGAATTCATTTCAGCCGGCCACGCCCCGAACCGCTTTGCATTAGACGGGGTGAAGGCCGCCAGCGCGATCTGCTACGACCTCCGCTTCCCCGAGTGGCTACGGACGATTTCTAAGGGTGGGAGTCAAATCCTCTTTTTACCGGCGCAGTGGCCTGTTCAGCGGATTGATCAGTGGCGAATCCTGCTCCAGGCCCGGGCGATTGAAAACCAGTGCTTTGTCGTGGCGGTTAACCGGGTTGGTGATGACGCCGCCAATCACTTTGGTGGGAATTCAATGGTGATAGATCCGGTAGGGAAGGTTTTATTTGAAGCGGGCGAGGAACAGGGCCTCTTTTACGTGGACATCGACCCGGCTGAGGCCCTAGCAATCCGGGGGCCGATTCCCGTCTTTAATGACCGGCGCCCAGACCTGTACGAATAG